One Salmo trutta chromosome 19, fSalTru1.1, whole genome shotgun sequence genomic window carries:
- the LOC115154585 gene encoding T-box transcription factor TBX2b isoform X1, translating to MRDPVYTGTAMAYHPFHAHRPTDFPMSAFLAAAQPSFFPGLTLSHGALTKPLSGHALSGAAEAGLHAALGHHHQAAHLRSLKSLEPEEEVEDDPKVNLEAKDLWDQFHKIGTEMVITKSGRRMFPPFKVRVNGLDKKAKYILLMDIVSADDCRYKFHNSRWMVAGKADPEMPKRMYIHPDSPATGEQWMAKPVAFHKLKLTNNISDKHGFTILNSMHKYQPRFHIVRANDILKLPYSTFRTYVFPETDFIAVTAYQNDKITQLKIDHNPFAKGFRDTGNGRREKSPVCRKQLTLPSLSMYEDRDLKGDRDCADSDDSSFEQTTGGDSVHSPLGHVTSPLRFNRTSRDDKNCTDSDQELDPQEERSIAASSPGPEPTSPLSPKGDNRVRDRILLEKKSDYLDSRKESDSVFSIRNLEKDKLDHKHRKETEPTKNDTDSGGISGVKDGFSPLMVQTESPSHFSASHLQSLAFSGLHSQQFFNPLNTGQMLFHPGQFAMAPGAFSTMGMGHLLTSVSGANGLENGSLSSQSAGCHNHFPFHLSQHMLASQGISMPPFGGLFPYPYTYMAAAAAAASALPACTAASTLGRNPFLTTSRPRLRFNPYQMPTSIPSSTNLLTTGLPGSINAPSDLSKSGSRETSPVSEHHSHKASSQRTASPKTSKKDSTNELQNIQRLVRGLEQPREMSPAIDAPK from the exons ATGAGAGATCCAGTTTACACAGGGACTGCCATGGCTTATCACCCTTTCCACGCTCACCGGCCGACCGACTTTCCTATGTCAGCCTTCCTTGCAGCTGCACAGCCTTCCTTTTTCCCTGGACTGACGTTGTCTCACGGCGCTCTCACCAAACCTCTATCAGGCCATGCTTTATCTGGAGCCGCGGAAGCGGGACTCCACGCGGCGTTGGGTCATCACCATCAAGCGGCTCACCTCCGCTCCCTCAAGAGCTTGGAGccggaggaagaggtggaggacgACCCAAAAGTCAACCTGGAGGCCAAGGATTTGTGGGACCAATTTCACAAAATAGGAACCGAGATGGTTATTACGAAATCAGGAAG GAGGATGTTTCCCCCATTCAAAGTTCGTGTCAATGGGCTTGATAAGAAAGCCAAGTATATCCTTCTTATGGATATAGTCTCTGCTGACGACTGCCGCTACAAGTTCCACAACTCGCGTTGGATGGTAGCTGGGAAAGCCGACCCGGAGATGCCCAAACGAATGTACATCCATCCGGACAGCCCTGCCACAGGGGAGCAGTGGATGGCGAAGCCTGTTGCATTTCATAAACTCAAGTTGACTAATAATATCTCCGACAAGCATGGATTT ACGATCCTGAATTCGATGCATAAATACCAGCCCAGATTTCATATCGTGAGGGCCAACGACATTCTGAAGCTCCCTTACAGCACCTTCCGGACATATGTTTTTCCAGAGACAGATTTTATAGCTGTCACTGCATATCAGAATGACAAG ATCACACAACTCAAAATTGACCACAACCCATTTGCTAAAGGGTTCAGAGACACGGGAAATGGTCGACGGGAAAAGAG TCCGGTCTGCAGGAAGCAGTTAACCCTTCCATCGCTGAGCATGTATGAGGACCGGGACCTTAAAGGGGACAGGGACTGTGCCGACTCAGATGACTCCTCCTTTGAACAAACCACCGGAGGGGACTCGGTTCATTCTCCACTGGGACATGTAACTAGTCCACTGAGGTTCAACCGAACCAGTCGAG ACGACAAGAACTGCACTGATAGCGATCAGGAGCTTGACCCACAGGAGGAGCGCTCCATCGCAGCCAGCAGCCCCGGGCCGGAACCAACCTCTCCTCTCAGCCCTAAAGGCGACAACAGAGTGAGGGATAGGATTCTTCTGGAAAAAAAGAGCGACTACCTGGATTCAAGGAAAGAGAGCGACTCTGTGTTCAGTATTCGAAATCTTGAAAAGGACAAGTTAGATCATAAGCACCGCAAAGAGACGGAACCTACAAAGAACGACACGGATAGTGGGGGCATCAGTGGGGTGAAAGATGGGTTTTCTCCTCTGATGGTACAGACGGAGAGCCCATCACACTTTAGCGCGAGTCACCTGCAGAGTCTGGCCTTTTCTGGTTTGCACAGTCAACAGTTCTTTAACCCTTTGAATACGGGACAAATGTTGTTCCACCCTGGACAGTTTGCGATGGCACCAGGGGCATTCTCCACCATGGGTATGGGGCATCTGTTGACATCTGTTTCTGGAGCGAATGGCCTGGAAAACGGAAGCCTCTCCTCTCAAAGCGCGGGCTGTCATAATCACTTCCCGTTCCACCTGTCACAGCACATGCTAGCATCTCAG GGAATTTCGATGCCACCTTTTGGAGGACTGTTCCCGTATCCATACACCTACATGGCAGCTGCGGCTGCTGCGGCCTCGGCCCTCCCCGCCTGCACGGCAGCCTCCACATTGGGCAGAAACCCTTTCCTCACCACCTCCCGACCACGGCTGCGGTTCAACCCTTATCAGATGCCCACATCTATTCCTTCAAGCACAAACCTGCTCACCACAGGGCTGCCGGGCAGCATCAACGCACCATCCGACCTGTCCAAATCAGGCAGCAGAGAAACAAGTCCTGTATCTGAGCACCACAGCCACAAAGCGAGCAGCCAGAGGACGGCGTCCCCCAAAACATCTAAGAAGGATTCCACTAACGAACTGCAAAATATACAGAGGCTGGTCAGAGGACTGGAACAACCCAGAGAAATGTCTCCTGCCATTGACGCTCCAAAGTGA
- the LOC115154585 gene encoding T-box transcription factor TBX2b isoform X2, whose protein sequence is MRDPVYTGTAMAYHPFHAHRPTDFPMSAFLAAAQPSFFPGLTLSHGALTKPLSGHALSGAAEAGLHAALGHHHQAAHLRSLKSLEPEEEVEDDPKVNLEAKDLWDQFHKIGTEMVITKSGRRMFPPFKVRVNGLDKKAKYILLMDIVSADDCRYKFHNSRWMVAGKADPEMPKRMYIHPDSPATGEQWMAKPVAFHKLKLTNNISDKHGFTILNSMHKYQPRFHIVRANDILKLPYSTFRTYVFPETDFIAVTAYQNDKITQLKIDHNPFAKGFRDTGNGRREKRKQLTLPSLSMYEDRDLKGDRDCADSDDSSFEQTTGGDSVHSPLGHVTSPLRFNRTSRDDKNCTDSDQELDPQEERSIAASSPGPEPTSPLSPKGDNRVRDRILLEKKSDYLDSRKESDSVFSIRNLEKDKLDHKHRKETEPTKNDTDSGGISGVKDGFSPLMVQTESPSHFSASHLQSLAFSGLHSQQFFNPLNTGQMLFHPGQFAMAPGAFSTMGMGHLLTSVSGANGLENGSLSSQSAGCHNHFPFHLSQHMLASQGISMPPFGGLFPYPYTYMAAAAAAASALPACTAASTLGRNPFLTTSRPRLRFNPYQMPTSIPSSTNLLTTGLPGSINAPSDLSKSGSRETSPVSEHHSHKASSQRTASPKTSKKDSTNELQNIQRLVRGLEQPREMSPAIDAPK, encoded by the exons ATGAGAGATCCAGTTTACACAGGGACTGCCATGGCTTATCACCCTTTCCACGCTCACCGGCCGACCGACTTTCCTATGTCAGCCTTCCTTGCAGCTGCACAGCCTTCCTTTTTCCCTGGACTGACGTTGTCTCACGGCGCTCTCACCAAACCTCTATCAGGCCATGCTTTATCTGGAGCCGCGGAAGCGGGACTCCACGCGGCGTTGGGTCATCACCATCAAGCGGCTCACCTCCGCTCCCTCAAGAGCTTGGAGccggaggaagaggtggaggacgACCCAAAAGTCAACCTGGAGGCCAAGGATTTGTGGGACCAATTTCACAAAATAGGAACCGAGATGGTTATTACGAAATCAGGAAG GAGGATGTTTCCCCCATTCAAAGTTCGTGTCAATGGGCTTGATAAGAAAGCCAAGTATATCCTTCTTATGGATATAGTCTCTGCTGACGACTGCCGCTACAAGTTCCACAACTCGCGTTGGATGGTAGCTGGGAAAGCCGACCCGGAGATGCCCAAACGAATGTACATCCATCCGGACAGCCCTGCCACAGGGGAGCAGTGGATGGCGAAGCCTGTTGCATTTCATAAACTCAAGTTGACTAATAATATCTCCGACAAGCATGGATTT ACGATCCTGAATTCGATGCATAAATACCAGCCCAGATTTCATATCGTGAGGGCCAACGACATTCTGAAGCTCCCTTACAGCACCTTCCGGACATATGTTTTTCCAGAGACAGATTTTATAGCTGTCACTGCATATCAGAATGACAAG ATCACACAACTCAAAATTGACCACAACCCATTTGCTAAAGGGTTCAGAGACACGGGAAATGGTCGACGGGAAAAGAG GAAGCAGTTAACCCTTCCATCGCTGAGCATGTATGAGGACCGGGACCTTAAAGGGGACAGGGACTGTGCCGACTCAGATGACTCCTCCTTTGAACAAACCACCGGAGGGGACTCGGTTCATTCTCCACTGGGACATGTAACTAGTCCACTGAGGTTCAACCGAACCAGTCGAG ACGACAAGAACTGCACTGATAGCGATCAGGAGCTTGACCCACAGGAGGAGCGCTCCATCGCAGCCAGCAGCCCCGGGCCGGAACCAACCTCTCCTCTCAGCCCTAAAGGCGACAACAGAGTGAGGGATAGGATTCTTCTGGAAAAAAAGAGCGACTACCTGGATTCAAGGAAAGAGAGCGACTCTGTGTTCAGTATTCGAAATCTTGAAAAGGACAAGTTAGATCATAAGCACCGCAAAGAGACGGAACCTACAAAGAACGACACGGATAGTGGGGGCATCAGTGGGGTGAAAGATGGGTTTTCTCCTCTGATGGTACAGACGGAGAGCCCATCACACTTTAGCGCGAGTCACCTGCAGAGTCTGGCCTTTTCTGGTTTGCACAGTCAACAGTTCTTTAACCCTTTGAATACGGGACAAATGTTGTTCCACCCTGGACAGTTTGCGATGGCACCAGGGGCATTCTCCACCATGGGTATGGGGCATCTGTTGACATCTGTTTCTGGAGCGAATGGCCTGGAAAACGGAAGCCTCTCCTCTCAAAGCGCGGGCTGTCATAATCACTTCCCGTTCCACCTGTCACAGCACATGCTAGCATCTCAG GGAATTTCGATGCCACCTTTTGGAGGACTGTTCCCGTATCCATACACCTACATGGCAGCTGCGGCTGCTGCGGCCTCGGCCCTCCCCGCCTGCACGGCAGCCTCCACATTGGGCAGAAACCCTTTCCTCACCACCTCCCGACCACGGCTGCGGTTCAACCCTTATCAGATGCCCACATCTATTCCTTCAAGCACAAACCTGCTCACCACAGGGCTGCCGGGCAGCATCAACGCACCATCCGACCTGTCCAAATCAGGCAGCAGAGAAACAAGTCCTGTATCTGAGCACCACAGCCACAAAGCGAGCAGCCAGAGGACGGCGTCCCCCAAAACATCTAAGAAGGATTCCACTAACGAACTGCAAAATATACAGAGGCTGGTCAGAGGACTGGAACAACCCAGAGAAATGTCTCCTGCCATTGACGCTCCAAAGTGA